One uncultured Tolumonas sp. genomic window carries:
- the nadE gene encoding NAD(+) synthase, which produces MRQTLTIATASINTTPLDLDGNLALIRAAVASAVQQQADLLLLPELVLTGYGCEDMFFSADWIETIPDYLNQLAESLPPSLMVAVGFPLLITGGQVFNAVALLSQYQIHGVVCKQHLARNGIHYEPRWFTPWPAGEVMTLDLAGQNVPVGDIVFEVEGIRLGFEICEDSWVASRPGRSLYERQVDVILNPSASHFALGKQKVRRQFVCEGSRAYGAVYVYTNLLGCEAGRAVYDGDAMIASNGELVMSSDRLSFAPWRVQSATVDIGLNRSQRMISSQRLQPAEQRGIIEVPFNWHAEDYSRALSPQTTFADEDPHAAACRAIALGLWDWQRKTYTSGYALSLSGGADSALCGTLVWFAQVQAALTLGEETYRQVLAQGRIDVPVRGDKPLLAWIHDDVMPNVLTTVYQGSAHSGNVTRSAAAGLADEMGAQHHDWSIAELVAGYLKLVNDLTPENPMTWEKDDLALQNIQARVRSPGIWLIANRQNKLLMATSNLSEASVGYCTMDGDTSGVLSPIGGVSKSRVLQINRYIMEQGIPLQDSPDLPRLALAAMEAIVHQAPTAELRPVEQTDEADLMPYPVMDAIRRINQTQNVTPKGVLQVLLRGEYAQMYTKEQLVAWIKRYFGLYCRNQWKRERIAASFHIEADSADPKTYRRFPILANQLKRELAEMEAFARQI; this is translated from the coding sequence ATGCGTCAAACACTGACAATCGCTACCGCGAGTATTAACACCACGCCACTCGATCTCGACGGCAATCTGGCGTTGATCCGCGCCGCGGTCGCTTCAGCGGTTCAACAACAAGCCGACTTATTGCTGTTGCCGGAACTGGTGCTGACCGGTTATGGTTGCGAAGACATGTTTTTCTCCGCCGATTGGATTGAAACCATCCCTGATTATCTGAATCAGTTAGCGGAGTCTTTACCTCCCTCGTTGATGGTCGCAGTCGGTTTTCCACTGCTTATCACCGGTGGGCAAGTTTTTAATGCCGTAGCATTACTGAGCCAATACCAAATCCATGGTGTGGTGTGTAAACAACATCTGGCGCGTAATGGCATTCACTACGAACCGCGCTGGTTTACGCCGTGGCCTGCGGGTGAAGTGATGACGCTCGATCTGGCTGGGCAAAATGTACCGGTTGGCGACATCGTGTTTGAGGTGGAAGGCATTCGTTTGGGCTTTGAGATCTGTGAAGACTCATGGGTGGCATCGCGTCCGGGCCGCAGTCTGTATGAACGTCAGGTCGATGTGATTTTGAACCCTTCCGCCAGCCATTTTGCCTTGGGTAAACAGAAAGTCCGCCGCCAGTTTGTCTGCGAAGGTTCACGTGCCTATGGCGCAGTGTATGTCTACACCAACCTGCTGGGTTGTGAAGCCGGTCGTGCGGTATATGACGGCGATGCCATGATTGCCAGCAATGGCGAATTGGTGATGAGTTCCGACCGTTTAAGTTTTGCGCCGTGGCGTGTGCAGTCGGCCACGGTTGATATCGGGTTGAACCGTTCGCAACGCATGATTAGCAGTCAGCGTCTGCAACCCGCCGAACAGCGCGGCATCATTGAGGTGCCGTTTAACTGGCATGCCGAAGATTACAGCCGTGCATTATCGCCACAAACGACGTTTGCTGATGAAGATCCGCATGCGGCAGCTTGTCGTGCTATTGCGCTGGGCTTGTGGGACTGGCAGCGGAAAACCTACACCAGCGGTTATGCGTTAAGTCTCAGTGGTGGCGCTGATTCGGCGCTTTGTGGCACCTTGGTGTGGTTTGCTCAGGTGCAGGCTGCGCTGACGTTGGGCGAAGAAACCTACCGTCAGGTGTTGGCGCAAGGGCGTATTGATGTGCCGGTGCGTGGAGATAAACCGCTGCTGGCGTGGATCCACGATGATGTAATGCCGAATGTGCTGACTACGGTTTATCAAGGCTCGGCGCACAGTGGCAATGTGACTCGCAGTGCTGCCGCAGGCTTGGCCGATGAAATGGGCGCACAGCATCACGACTGGTCGATTGCCGAACTGGTAGCTGGTTATCTGAAACTGGTCAACGATCTCACGCCTGAGAACCCAATGACGTGGGAAAAAGACGATCTGGCGCTGCAAAACATTCAGGCGCGAGTGCGCTCGCCGGGCATTTGGCTGATTGCCAATCGTCAGAATAAGTTGCTGATGGCAACCTCGAATCTGTCAGAAGCCAGTGTTGGTTATTGCACGATGGATGGTGACACCTCTGGTGTCTTGTCACCGATTGGTGGCGTGAGTAAATCGCGCGTGTTGCAGATCAACCGCTACATCATGGAACAGGGCATTCCGCTACAAGACAGCCCCGATCTGCCGCGGCTGGCATTAGCAGCCATGGAAGCGATCGTGCATCAGGCACCAACCGCCGAGCTGCGCCCAGTGGAACAAACCGATGAAGCCGATCTGATGCCATATCCGGTGATGGATGCCATCCGTCGTATTAACCAAACCCAGAATGTCACACCGAAAGGGGTGTTGCAGGTGCTGTTACGTGGTGAATATGCGCAGATGTATACCAAAGAACAGCTGGTGGCGTGGATCAAACGTTACTTTGGTCTGTATTGCCGTAATCAGTGGAAACGTGAGCGTATCGCCGCCAGTTTCCATATTGAAGCCGACAGTGCCGATCCGAAGACCTACCGCCGTTTCCCTATTTTGGCCAATCAGCTAAAACGGGAACTCGCCGAAATGGAAGCATTTGCGCGTCAGATCTAG
- a CDS encoding heavy-metal-associated domain-containing protein: MTTLHVPDMTCQHCVATITKLIQQADQNAKIEIDLSQHKVAVEGTLTADALVALLDDAGYTPAVI, translated from the coding sequence ATGACCACACTGCACGTACCTGACATGACTTGCCAGCATTGTGTTGCCACGATCACGAAGCTGATCCAACAAGCAGATCAAAACGCCAAGATCGAGATTGATTTAAGCCAGCATAAAGTGGCGGTGGAAGGAACATTGACAGCCGATGCGTTAGTTGCGTTGCTGGATGATGCGGGTTATACCCCAGCAGTAATCTGA
- a CDS encoding heavy metal translocating P-type ATPase — translation MTEHTTQRVVLPIQGMHCAACVTRLEKVLGKVAGVTQANVNLATEKAQIESDSPLPVADLIAVVDKAGFSVPQRVITLQIKGMHCAACVTRLEKVLRREPGVISAVVNLATEKARIQAVADVADGQLLQAISRAGYEGVLPDNNSIITAEQDKNKRDTDRDWLIAGALCTAPLLLPMLAGLWGAQFQLPEFWQWLLASIVQFGLGWRFYRGAWAAVRVGSSNMDVLVALGTTAAYGLSLYQWLFQAHHAHLYFESSATVITLVWFGKWLEQRAKRQTSEAIRALQALRPEQAWVERDGQAQWLALALLQLGDRVRVRAGERIPVDGVIVDGASHLDESLLTGESLPVSKQAGDSVSTGAMNGEGLLWLKTTALGENTLLARIIARVEQAQMAKPPIQQKVDQISAVFVPIVLVLALLTVTGWYLFTGLGEPALIHAVSVLVIACPCALGLATPAAIMAGTGTAARHGILIRDAEVLEKAEKVNMVVFDKTGTLTQGHPALCAQQAVGISEQQALLLAAALQQGSAHPLGVALQNAAQQQALDLPTLSEVSTTAGIGVQGQWQNVTYALVGGQGLVQRQLTPESTLQAGVELQYQQGRTVSWLIAGEQVVAWFAFQDPPKAEAAAAIKTLQQQGIKVALLSGDHQQSVQQMADLLGIDEMAAQVLPEQKAEAIVRWRKQGFVVAMVGDGINDAPALAESDLGIAMGSGTDVAMASAAMTLMRNDPRAVADALVIARLTSRKIRQNLFWAFIYNVVALPLAVFGFLDPMLAGAAMAFSSVSVVTNALWLTRWQPKWAIGKAVL, via the coding sequence ATGACCGAACATACAACACAGCGTGTCGTTTTACCCATACAAGGCATGCATTGCGCCGCCTGCGTGACACGGCTGGAAAAAGTGCTGGGTAAGGTGGCCGGTGTTACGCAAGCCAATGTCAATTTAGCGACCGAAAAAGCCCAGATAGAAAGTGATAGCCCGTTACCGGTGGCTGATTTAATTGCGGTGGTGGATAAAGCCGGTTTTAGCGTGCCACAGCGAGTCATCACCTTACAAATCAAGGGAATGCATTGTGCTGCTTGCGTCACTCGGCTGGAAAAAGTCTTACGTCGCGAACCGGGCGTTATTTCGGCAGTGGTGAATCTGGCAACGGAAAAAGCACGTATACAAGCAGTTGCTGATGTCGCCGATGGGCAACTCTTGCAGGCGATTTCGCGAGCCGGATATGAAGGTGTGTTGCCTGACAATAACAGCATAATTACAGCCGAACAGGATAAAAATAAGCGTGATACCGACCGCGACTGGTTGATTGCTGGTGCGCTTTGCACCGCACCACTGTTGTTACCGATGCTGGCTGGATTGTGGGGCGCGCAATTCCAGCTGCCGGAGTTCTGGCAATGGTTACTGGCTTCGATAGTGCAGTTTGGGCTGGGTTGGCGCTTCTATCGTGGTGCCTGGGCTGCCGTGCGGGTCGGCAGCAGCAATATGGATGTGCTGGTCGCGTTAGGCACGACAGCAGCCTATGGCTTGTCGCTCTATCAATGGCTGTTTCAGGCACATCATGCCCATCTCTATTTTGAATCCTCCGCGACGGTAATTACGCTGGTTTGGTTTGGTAAATGGCTGGAGCAGCGTGCCAAACGGCAGACCAGTGAGGCTATTCGTGCGTTGCAGGCACTGCGCCCGGAACAGGCGTGGGTGGAACGCGATGGTCAGGCGCAATGGCTGGCATTGGCGCTGTTACAACTGGGCGATCGGGTGCGGGTGCGTGCCGGGGAACGCATTCCTGTTGATGGCGTGATTGTTGATGGTGCCAGTCATCTGGATGAATCGTTACTGACCGGCGAAAGTTTACCGGTCAGTAAACAGGCCGGCGATAGCGTCAGCACGGGGGCGATGAATGGGGAAGGGCTGTTGTGGCTAAAGACCACGGCACTGGGGGAAAACACCTTACTGGCGCGGATCATTGCACGTGTTGAACAAGCACAGATGGCAAAACCGCCAATCCAGCAAAAAGTCGATCAGATCAGCGCGGTGTTTGTTCCGATCGTATTGGTTTTGGCACTGCTCACCGTCACCGGTTGGTATCTGTTTACCGGGTTAGGCGAACCGGCACTCATTCATGCTGTTTCGGTGCTGGTCATTGCTTGCCCCTGCGCACTGGGGTTGGCAACGCCGGCAGCCATTATGGCGGGAACCGGTACGGCGGCGCGGCATGGTATTTTGATCCGCGATGCCGAGGTGCTGGAAAAAGCCGAAAAAGTGAACATGGTGGTGTTTGATAAAACCGGCACGCTGACGCAAGGGCATCCGGCATTATGCGCCCAGCAAGCAGTTGGTATCAGTGAGCAACAAGCATTGTTACTGGCGGCGGCATTGCAACAGGGCAGCGCGCATCCACTCGGGGTGGCACTACAAAATGCGGCACAGCAACAAGCCTTAGATTTACCGACCTTGTCAGAGGTGAGCACGACGGCAGGAATTGGTGTGCAAGGCCAATGGCAGAATGTCACTTATGCACTGGTCGGCGGGCAAGGATTAGTACAACGTCAGCTAACACCAGAAAGCACCTTGCAAGCTGGAGTGGAATTGCAATATCAGCAAGGGCGAACCGTCTCCTGGCTGATTGCCGGCGAGCAAGTTGTGGCTTGGTTTGCATTTCAAGATCCACCGAAAGCAGAAGCGGCTGCAGCCATCAAAACACTGCAACAGCAGGGCATAAAAGTAGCGCTGCTGAGTGGTGATCATCAACAAAGCGTGCAGCAGATGGCCGATCTGCTCGGCATTGATGAAATGGCGGCACAAGTGTTACCAGAACAGAAAGCTGAAGCGATCGTGCGCTGGCGTAAACAGGGTTTTGTTGTCGCCATGGTGGGCGATGGCATTAACGATGCGCCCGCGTTGGCCGAGTCAGATCTGGGTATAGCCATGGGATCGGGCACCGATGTGGCAATGGCCAGTGCCGCGATGACATTGATGCGTAACGATCCACGTGCGGTAGCGGATGCATTAGTAATTGCCCGTTTAACCAGTCGCAAGATCCGGCAAAATCTGTTCTGGGCATTTATCTACAATGTGGTGGCGTTACCACTCGCGGTATTTGGTTTTCTCGACCCGATGTTGGCGGGGGCGGCGATGGCATTCAGCTCTGTCAGTGTCGTGACAAATGCCTTATGGTTAACCCGCTGGCAGCCCAAATGGGCGATCGGAAAGGCTGTGTTGTAG
- the cueR gene encoding Cu(I)-responsive transcriptional regulator, which yields MSEIFLTIGEMAKRSGLTAKMIRHYESLALLPPAVRSEAGYRHYQEQDVQQLRFIRQARELGFSLPQIGELLNLWHDQQRPSSKVKQVAQQHIAVLEQKITELTQMKSTLEALVSRCHGDDSSDCPILDELAQSSGACCHCVEAE from the coding sequence ATGTCTGAAATTTTTCTGACCATCGGTGAAATGGCCAAACGCAGTGGGCTGACGGCCAAGATGATCCGGCATTATGAAAGTTTGGCGTTATTGCCACCCGCAGTGCGTAGTGAAGCCGGTTACCGGCATTATCAGGAACAGGACGTACAGCAACTGCGTTTTATCCGACAGGCCCGAGAGCTGGGTTTTTCGCTACCGCAAATTGGTGAACTGCTCAATTTATGGCATGACCAGCAGCGACCAAGCAGTAAGGTGAAGCAGGTAGCACAGCAACATATTGCAGTATTAGAGCAAAAAATTACTGAGTTAACGCAGATGAAAAGTACGCTGGAAGCACTGGTGAGTCGTTGTCATGGTGATGACAGTTCTGATTGTCCAATTCTGGATGAGTTGGCTCAGTCATCGGGTGCTTGCTGTCATTGTGTCGAAGCAGAATAG
- a CDS encoding methyl-accepting chemotaxis protein: MASYQEAYTYRTAEYGTSTSHSSSGFSKFIANFRFAGKMMILLALVMLCTIAGNLWNAYSARDVIREEIVHGMVNQVQGLHAQLAAALQNEPTKFMTIARQTLMNTRWEKDQSGYAFLTDRQGKLIIYPPSASREGGMLDPVQVEGRDENVNQAFARIGQGNTPESIVYPYVKPGTTERILKVAHVYPLGDYMLVSGVYVDRADRAFTNYLKQSAELIAIMLLLIGGVITLFSKAIGQQVHASLQALSRITQRNLSQPQKSSGKDEFAQIDRAVEETRNNLAQMLLQQQEMSLSLASASAQMNTGMSQVDHAVRDERLRLDSVAASMEEMATTVREVARNANDASDATRNTDQLAASGVKQIRDAINSMNTLFDNLSTSADSVNGVEQKVAVIGSVVDTIRGISEQTNLLALNAAIEAARAGEQGRGFAVVADEVRTLASRTQQATQEIANMIAGLQQGTRQAVSLMQNSIDAANMAVENAQKASTGFEEIAAQTGHLAERSEMIAASAEEQGVVADQVADSLVAIRDSVEETEQVVTDLAQASMTLNQHAQMMDEMVRSYKLPTRH; encoded by the coding sequence ATGGCCAGTTATCAGGAAGCTTATACCTACCGAACAGCGGAATATGGTACATCCACGAGTCATTCCTCATCCGGTTTTAGTAAATTTATCGCCAATTTCCGTTTTGCCGGAAAGATGATGATCTTATTGGCTTTGGTGATGTTATGTACCATTGCCGGCAACCTATGGAATGCTTACTCGGCGCGGGATGTGATCCGAGAAGAAATTGTGCATGGCATGGTTAATCAAGTGCAGGGATTACATGCGCAACTTGCGGCAGCATTACAGAATGAACCAACTAAATTCATGACAATTGCCCGTCAAACACTGATGAATACGCGTTGGGAAAAAGATCAATCTGGTTATGCTTTCCTGACCGACCGACAGGGTAAATTGATTATTTATCCACCAAGTGCCAGCCGTGAAGGCGGCATGTTAGATCCCGTACAAGTCGAAGGCCGTGATGAAAATGTAAACCAAGCCTTTGCACGTATTGGTCAAGGTAATACACCAGAATCCATCGTTTACCCTTATGTAAAACCAGGCACGACCGAACGTATTCTTAAGGTCGCTCATGTTTATCCGTTGGGCGATTACATGCTGGTATCCGGTGTTTATGTGGATCGTGCCGATCGCGCCTTTACCAATTATCTGAAACAAAGTGCCGAGCTAATCGCCATCATGCTGTTGTTAATTGGCGGCGTTATTACTCTGTTTAGTAAAGCAATCGGCCAGCAAGTACACGCTTCGTTACAGGCACTAAGTCGTATTACGCAACGTAATTTAAGCCAGCCACAAAAAAGCAGCGGGAAAGATGAGTTTGCTCAAATTGACCGGGCAGTAGAAGAAACCCGGAATAATCTGGCGCAAATGCTGCTGCAACAACAAGAGATGTCACTTTCTCTGGCTAGCGCCTCGGCACAAATGAATACTGGCATGAGTCAGGTTGATCATGCGGTGCGTGATGAACGCCTGCGTCTGGACTCTGTCGCCGCATCCATGGAAGAGATGGCTACTACCGTGCGAGAAGTCGCACGTAATGCCAATGATGCATCGGATGCCACGCGTAATACTGATCAGCTGGCCGCATCCGGCGTGAAACAAATCCGTGATGCCATCAATTCAATGAATACCTTGTTTGATAATTTATCCACCAGCGCGGACTCCGTAAATGGCGTTGAGCAAAAGGTAGCAGTGATCGGCTCGGTCGTTGACACGATTCGCGGTATTTCCGAACAAACCAATCTGTTGGCGCTGAATGCCGCGATTGAAGCAGCACGTGCTGGTGAACAAGGTCGCGGTTTTGCCGTAGTCGCCGATGAAGTTCGTACATTGGCCAGTCGTACACAACAAGCCACGCAGGAAATCGCCAATATGATCGCTGGCCTGCAACAAGGTACCCGTCAGGCCGTCTCATTGATGCAAAATAGTATTGATGCTGCCAATATGGCGGTCGAAAATGCCCAGAAAGCCAGCACCGGCTTTGAAGAAATTGCGGCACAGACCGGCCATTTAGCAGAACGCAGTGAGATGATAGCTGCGTCTGCCGAAGAACAAGGTGTGGTCGCTGATCAGGTCGCTGACAGTTTGGTCGCTATTCGTGATTCGGTGGAAGAAACCGAGCAGGTGGTGACTGATTTAGCGCAAGCCAGTATGACGCTAAACCAGCATGCCCAAATGATGGATGAGATGGTCCGCAGTTACAAATTGCCTACCCGTCATTAA
- a CDS encoding CerR family C-terminal domain-containing protein yields MQTNPLTDPRSEATRQRLIDTGLMLFGHYGFDGVTTRQLATTAQVNQAAIPYHFGGKEGVYLAIAEQIAASVGPQVNALQKNIHSRLNHEAPQNLLLECTIKLAEIAFTPEHQSSWFIFLTREQFHPTAAFTILQRGFIEPAHQLIGELIAIITKTPINTEENILLTQAYLGPLVGFACGKALLNKRLNWPIELTDIEWRQVIATVAHCSRATIAGLMLNAG; encoded by the coding sequence ATGCAAACAAACCCTCTTACTGATCCACGGAGTGAAGCAACCCGACAACGTCTGATTGATACCGGGCTGATGCTGTTTGGCCACTATGGTTTTGATGGCGTGACAACTCGCCAGTTAGCAACTACAGCACAAGTTAATCAGGCAGCGATCCCCTATCATTTTGGTGGCAAAGAAGGGGTTTATCTGGCGATTGCGGAACAGATCGCCGCTTCGGTGGGCCCGCAAGTGAATGCTTTGCAAAAAAACATACATTCACGACTCAACCACGAAGCACCACAAAACCTGTTACTGGAATGCACCATCAAACTGGCAGAAATTGCCTTCACCCCTGAGCATCAAAGCAGCTGGTTCATTTTTCTGACCCGCGAACAATTTCATCCCACTGCCGCATTTACTATTTTACAACGTGGTTTTATCGAACCCGCACATCAACTCATCGGTGAATTAATTGCCATCATCACCAAAACGCCCATCAATACAGAAGAAAATATCTTACTGACACAGGCTTATCTGGGGCCACTCGTGGGTTTTGCCTGCGGTAAAGCATTGCTGAATAAGCGTCTCAATTGGCCAATTGAATTAACAGATATTGAATGGCGGCAGGTCATAGCGACGGTGGCTCATTGCAGTCGAGCCACCATTGCCGGATTAATGCTTAATGCAGGGTAA
- a CDS encoding ABC transporter permease — protein sequence MNAHVSNIWRLGIKELRSLWADRVLLLLIVWAFTGGIYSAAKGVSQELNHAPVAIVDQDHSPLSARLSDVLTAPFFNPPEQITLQQMDAALDQGQYSFAIVIPTDFQRDLKAGRRPTIQINIDATIMSQSFIGANYIQQIFAAELNEYLTGKRDSTTLPIQLVTRVRFNPNLTGYWFGGVMEVINNINMLTIILVGAAFIREREHGTLEHLLVMPLTPFEIMMAKIWANSLAVLLGTIVALTLVIQGVLEVPIAGSLPLFLFGSVLYLFSAASIGIFLGTLARSMPQLGLLIILTIIPLEMLSGGITPRESMPPLVQHIMLAAPSTYFVRVAQAILYRGAGMTIIWPDLLAMIGLGVVFFLVALTRFRRAVTQTQL from the coding sequence ATGAATGCACATGTGAGTAACATCTGGCGATTGGGCATTAAAGAATTACGCAGTCTGTGGGCAGATCGCGTGCTGTTACTGTTGATCGTCTGGGCCTTTACCGGCGGGATCTACAGCGCCGCCAAAGGGGTATCACAAGAGCTGAATCATGCGCCAGTTGCGATTGTCGACCAAGATCACTCGCCACTATCGGCGCGTCTAAGTGACGTACTGACGGCGCCATTTTTTAACCCACCGGAACAAATCACACTGCAACAAATGGATGCCGCTCTGGATCAGGGGCAATACTCTTTTGCCATTGTGATCCCGACGGATTTCCAACGCGATCTGAAAGCGGGTCGTCGGCCCACTATCCAAATCAACATTGATGCTACGATCATGAGCCAATCGTTTATTGGTGCCAATTACATCCAGCAAATTTTTGCCGCGGAACTGAATGAATATCTGACCGGGAAACGCGACAGCACGACATTGCCTATCCAACTGGTTACCCGGGTTCGTTTTAACCCGAATCTGACCGGTTACTGGTTCGGCGGCGTGATGGAGGTGATCAACAACATTAATATGCTGACCATCATTCTGGTGGGCGCGGCGTTTATCCGCGAGCGGGAACATGGCACGCTGGAACACCTGCTCGTCATGCCACTAACGCCATTTGAAATCATGATGGCAAAGATATGGGCCAACAGTTTAGCCGTACTCTTGGGTACCATCGTCGCATTAACCTTAGTGATACAAGGTGTGCTGGAGGTTCCTATCGCAGGTTCCTTACCGCTGTTCCTGTTCGGCAGCGTGCTTTATCTATTTTCCGCAGCTTCCATCGGCATCTTTCTCGGCACACTGGCCCGCTCGATGCCACAGCTCGGTTTGCTGATCATTTTAACTATCATACCGCTGGAAATGCTCTCCGGTGGGATCACGCCGCGTGAAAGCATGCCGCCATTGGTGCAACACATCATGCTGGCAGCGCCTTCTACTTACTTTGTCCGTGTTGCGCAGGCTATTTTGTACCGTGGCGCAGGGATGACAATCATCTGGCCAGATCTGCTGGCGATGATCGGGCTTGGCGTTGTGTTTTTTTTGGTTGCGTTGACCCGGTTTCGCCGGGCTGTCACGCAAACCCAACTTTGA